Part of the bacterium genome is shown below.
ACGCGCCTGTTCGTGATGAAGCTGCTGGACGAGGCGGCCCTGACGGAGCTGCTGCGCCGCGCGCTGGCGGACCCCCGCGGCCTCGGCGGCGGCCTCGGCGGCGACCAGGGCGCGGCGACGGGCTTCGCCGAGGACGCCCTGCGCTCCCTGGCCGTGGCGGCCGACGGCGACGGGCGCGTCGCGCTGAACCTGCTGGAGATGGCGGCCGCGGCGGCGACGCCGGGCGAGGTCGTCGACGCCGCGGCGATCGCGCGCATGATCCGCGACCGCGCGATCCGCTTCGACAAGGCCGGCGAGGAGTTCTACAACCTGATCAGCGCGCTGCACAAGTCGCTGCGCAACAGCGACCCCGACGCCGCGCTGTACTACCTGGCCCGGATGCTCGAGGGCGGCGCCGACCCGCTGTACGTCGCCCGCCGCCTGACCCGCTGCGCCAGCGAGGACGTGGGCCTCGCCGACCCGCAGGCGCTGGCGCAGGCGCTCGCCGCGCGCGACGCCGCGCAGTTCCTCGGCATGCCCGAGGCGGCGCTGGCCCTGGCCCAGGCCTGCGTGTACCTGGCGCTCGCGCCCAAGAGCAACGCGGCCTACGCCGCCTACGAGGCCGCCGCAGACGAGGTCCGCCACGGCGTGAACCCGCCGGTGCCCCTGCACCTGCGCAACGCCCCGACGCGGTTGATGGAGACGCTGGGCTACGGCGAGGGCTACGCCTACGCCCACGACGCGCCCGAGGGCGTCGCCGCCATGGACTGCCTGCCGGACTCCCTGCGCGAGCGGCGCTTCTACGCGCCGACGGCGCGGGGGTTCGAAGCCCGCCTCGGCGAGAGGCTCGCGAAGATCCGGGACTGGAAGCAGCAGCGCCGCGACGGCGGCGCACAACCGACGAAAGACGAGGACGCATGAAGCGCATCGGTGTCTTGACGGGAGGCGGCGACTCCGCCGGCATGAACGCGGCCCTGAGGGCCGTCGTGAGGACGGCGCTGAGCGAGGGCGTCGAGGTGGTCGGCATCCAGCGGGGCTGGCTGGGCCTGAGCGAGGCCGACGCCCGGCCGCTGAACTCGCGCGACGTCGCGGGCATCCTGCACGCCGGCGGCACGATCCTGCGCACTTTCCGCTACCCCGACTTCAAGCTCGCGACCGGCCAGGAGAAGGTCGGCCGCGCCCTGA
Proteins encoded:
- a CDS encoding replication-associated recombination protein A, whose product is MEDELFGEGTRRGRSGGDGPADAAAGRPLADRMRPQRLEDIVGQDELLGPGRPLRRLIDGDVLPSLLLWGPPGCGKTSLARVIAGVTAANFLEYSAVQVGSRELKQVMAEAAKLRRSLQRRTIIFLDEIHRFNKAQQDALLPWVEKGDVTLIGATTENPSFEINAALLSRTRLFVMKLLDEAALTELLRRALADPRGLGGGLGGDQGAATGFAEDALRSLAVAADGDGRVALNLLEMAAAAATPGEVVDAAAIARMIRDRAIRFDKAGEEFYNLISALHKSLRNSDPDAALYYLARMLEGGADPLYVARRLTRCASEDVGLADPQALAQALAARDAAQFLGMPEAALALAQACVYLALAPKSNAAYAAYEAAADEVRHGVNPPVPLHLRNAPTRLMETLGYGEGYAYAHDAPEGVAAMDCLPDSLRERRFYAPTARGFEARLGERLAKIRDWKQQRRDGGAQPTKDEDA